One window of Spirosoma agri genomic DNA carries:
- a CDS encoding 3-coathanger stack domain-containing protein has translation MRRISVFALLWATSLLAAAQDGEPIRSLSATYYPQSLERAVVSLVANNVVSASQQVEYRAGKSVVLTPGFEAKAGAVFTAHTGAVKRVSLEGDGALLSLRGYPNPFVERANISYKLADEGITSLFITSSDGKVVGRLVDNKFQSAGQYDVEWQADQLPSGSYLCVLEASGKRIATRLIRK, from the coding sequence ATGAGAAGAATTTCTGTTTTCGCACTTCTCTGGGCTACAAGTCTGCTAGCAGCCGCCCAAGACGGAGAACCCATTCGGTCGCTATCGGCAACGTACTATCCGCAATCGCTAGAACGGGCAGTTGTATCACTGGTGGCTAATAATGTTGTTTCGGCGAGCCAACAGGTCGAATACCGGGCTGGAAAATCGGTTGTACTAACACCTGGATTCGAAGCTAAGGCAGGAGCTGTTTTCACTGCTCACACAGGAGCGGTAAAACGCGTATCACTAGAGGGTGACGGCGCATTACTGTCGCTAAGAGGCTATCCAAATCCGTTTGTTGAACGAGCCAATATTAGCTACAAGCTAGCCGATGAGGGGATTACGAGTTTATTTATCACGTCGTCGGACGGTAAAGTAGTTGGCCGCTTGGTCGATAACAAGTTTCAATCGGCCGGTCAGTACGATGTGGAATGGCAGGCCGATCAACTGCCTTCCGGCTCTTATTTATGCGTGCTGGAGGCCAGTGGGAAACGGATAGCCACCCGCCTAATTAGAAAATAG